In Nitrospirota bacterium, one genomic interval encodes:
- a CDS encoding tetratricopeptide repeat protein, with translation MHPFRYILLPLVLASLTACATGKGATPPDTSNPVPPRLGPKSGVPVPLSEAEQGLRSAIDAYKTGKYTAALLNARSLAAQYPGTVWYKRSLFLTEEALIQLDRPEEADALMLQIRAEYPEMADYAVFLLAEYHFSRQRFTRAAALHQVVLDHYPDSSLAASAACRRGLALLEAQAYAAAADALDEYLRDNPLSESSPDAALGLGRALLGDTRPEQAGRAFRDVWIKYPGSPAEQEALEALTLLSASGVEVAPWTGDELFERAQNLFRAAQYDKAVEAYGRLLEQDPRSPHRPEALFRIGLADFNAGKRGEAAVVLQKLVSDFPHSQRVPEALYWIGKSYSKLGERDKAVAAFQKILTSYRESEWADDALFLTGNIYREANDMKKAVTFYGRLVDEFPDSRFADSAVWWTAWSWYASGQYRQAEQKLQDLVNRYPRSFLVHQARYWQGRIAEKTGNPAKAAGYYNRVLKRGPYTYYGALAADRLARLDGAEMPPKTVMTADATPACMEACADDPLFSFDTDEGPPVWTEEARQMLEEEPSYRKTLELMHLDMRREAAAELWEMQERLPHRRGTIIGLSKALFELGDYYRSLVLVLRSYEHHLDAETRNMPPDLWLLAYPQAYWDSILSYSGKYRQDPYFIAAIIREESQFHADALSPAGALGVMQVMPSTGAWIARNISLRGFEREKLFEADTAINLGTWYIGHLMKRFQGDPLFAAAAYNAGPDAVAGWMRSGRAWERDEFVESIPYAETRGYVKKVMRNYAEYRRIYEKTGRGTRPVSDNGSALGSRSTDGTSAMP, from the coding sequence ATGCATCCTTTCAGATATATCCTGTTGCCCCTTGTCCTGGCGTCCCTCACTGCCTGCGCCACCGGAAAAGGAGCGACTCCCCCCGATACATCCAATCCCGTTCCGCCCCGTCTCGGGCCGAAGTCAGGCGTTCCGGTCCCCCTGAGCGAAGCCGAACAGGGCCTGCGATCCGCCATCGATGCCTATAAGACGGGGAAGTACACAGCCGCCCTTCTCAACGCCCGGTCCCTGGCCGCGCAGTATCCCGGAACCGTTTGGTACAAACGCTCGCTTTTTCTCACGGAAGAGGCGCTGATCCAGCTGGACCGTCCGGAGGAGGCCGATGCGCTCATGCTGCAGATCAGGGCGGAGTACCCCGAGATGGCGGACTACGCCGTTTTCCTGCTGGCCGAATACCACTTTTCACGGCAGCGGTTCACGCGGGCGGCAGCGTTGCACCAGGTCGTCCTGGACCATTATCCCGACAGCTCCCTTGCAGCGAGCGCCGCCTGCAGGAGAGGCCTGGCCCTGCTCGAAGCGCAGGCGTACGCGGCGGCTGCCGATGCGCTCGACGAGTATCTCCGGGACAATCCGCTGTCTGAGTCCTCGCCCGATGCCGCACTCGGCCTGGGCCGCGCTCTTCTGGGAGACACGCGGCCGGAGCAGGCCGGGCGTGCATTCCGCGATGTCTGGATCAAATACCCCGGGAGCCCGGCGGAGCAGGAAGCGCTCGAGGCGCTCACGCTGCTCTCGGCCTCGGGGGTCGAGGTCGCTCCCTGGACGGGCGATGAGCTCTTTGAGCGCGCACAGAACCTGTTCCGCGCTGCCCAGTATGACAAGGCCGTGGAGGCTTACGGCAGACTGCTGGAACAGGATCCCCGGTCGCCGCACCGGCCTGAAGCGCTCTTCCGCATCGGGCTTGCTGACTTCAATGCGGGCAAAAGGGGCGAGGCCGCCGTGGTGCTTCAGAAACTCGTATCGGATTTTCCCCATAGCCAGCGCGTACCTGAGGCGCTGTACTGGATCGGCAAGTCCTACAGCAAGCTCGGCGAGCGGGATAAGGCTGTTGCCGCCTTTCAGAAAATCCTGACTTCCTACCGGGAAAGCGAATGGGCCGATGACGCACTCTTCCTGACCGGCAACATCTACCGCGAAGCCAACGACATGAAAAAGGCGGTCACGTTCTACGGACGGCTCGTGGATGAGTTCCCGGACAGCCGGTTTGCCGACAGCGCGGTATGGTGGACCGCGTGGTCATGGTACGCCTCGGGCCAGTACCGGCAGGCGGAGCAGAAGCTCCAGGATCTGGTGAACCGATATCCCCGTTCCTTCCTTGTCCATCAGGCGCGGTATTGGCAGGGACGGATCGCAGAGAAGACGGGAAACCCGGCGAAAGCCGCTGGATACTACAACCGCGTGCTCAAGCGGGGTCCGTACACGTATTACGGAGCGCTGGCAGCGGACCGGCTCGCCCGCCTCGACGGGGCGGAAATGCCTCCGAAAACCGTCATGACCGCCGATGCGACCCCCGCCTGCATGGAAGCCTGCGCGGATGACCCTCTCTTTTCTTTCGATACCGATGAGGGCCCGCCCGTCTGGACCGAGGAAGCCCGCCAGATGCTGGAAGAGGAGCCATCGTACCGCAAGACACTGGAACTGATGCACCTGGACATGAGAAGGGAGGCTGCCGCCGAACTCTGGGAGATGCAGGAGCGGCTGCCGCACCGACGGGGCACGATCATCGGCCTCAGCAAGGCGCTCTTCGAACTCGGCGACTATTACCGCTCCCTGGTCCTGGTGCTGCGGAGCTATGAACACCACCTTGATGCCGAGACCCGGAACATGCCGCCGGACCTCTGGCTTCTTGCCTATCCCCAGGCTTACTGGGACAGCATCCTTTCCTATTCCGGCAAGTACCGGCAGGACCCTTATTTCATCGCCGCCATCATCCGCGAGGAGAGCCAGTTCCATGCGGACGCGCTGTCGCCGGCAGGCGCCCTGGGCGTGATGCAGGTCATGCCTTCCACGGGCGCATGGATAGCACGGAACATCAGTCTGCGGGGCTTTGAGCGGGAGAAGCTGTTCGAAGCCGACACGGCCATCAACCTCGGGACCTGGTACATCGGCCACCTGATGAAGCGGTTCCAGGGAGATCCGCTCTTCGCGGCGGCAGCGTACAACGCCGGACCCGATGCGGTCGCGGGATGGATGCGGAGCGGCCGCGCCTGGGAGCGGGACGAGTTCGTGGAATCGATCCCCTACGCCGAGACCCGGGGATACGTGAAAAAAGTGATGCGCAACTACGCCGAGTACCGGCGCATCTATGAAAAGACGGGGAGGGGAACGCGCCCCGTCAGCGACAACGGCAGCGCGCTGGGGTCGCGGAGCACGGACGGGACAAGCGCCATGCCGTGA
- a CDS encoding YkgJ family cysteine cluster protein, whose protein sequence is MRTTLKIAGMDATILELSDPFQVSCGVNGCASNCCTASAPVILNPYEIARVCSETRMSYEDLLDIVDTDRAKGFPLVMLPRNPSCHFWTATGCRIYRARPLACRLYPLGRVFDNGRSCLVRPDVNVCRGVGSSRGKTVSDYLKMQDVDDYVRMADAWIEFVSEIERLPLQDSPVTSVAFHLLVYSPDTPPAQGAIDPALSLEDRFLLRLTTARGSLPRFLKLS, encoded by the coding sequence GTGAGAACCACCCTCAAGATCGCCGGCATGGATGCCACGATCCTCGAACTGTCCGACCCCTTCCAGGTATCCTGCGGCGTGAACGGCTGCGCCTCGAACTGCTGCACCGCAAGCGCGCCGGTCATTCTCAACCCCTATGAAATAGCCAGGGTATGCAGCGAGACCCGCATGAGCTACGAGGACCTGCTCGATATCGTGGACACGGACCGGGCGAAGGGCTTCCCCCTGGTGATGCTGCCGCGCAACCCTTCTTGTCATTTCTGGACCGCAACGGGCTGCCGCATTTACCGGGCAAGGCCGCTTGCCTGCCGCCTGTATCCCCTCGGCAGGGTATTCGACAACGGCAGGTCCTGTCTCGTGAGGCCGGATGTGAACGTCTGCAGAGGCGTCGGTTCCTCCCGGGGAAAGACCGTTTCCGACTACCTGAAGATGCAGGACGTGGATGACTACGTGCGCATGGCGGACGCCTGGATCGAATTCGTGTCGGAGATCGAACGGCTGCCTCTGCAGGACTCGCCGGTCACGTCCGTGGCCTTTCATCTGCTGGTCTACAGCCCCGATACGCCACCCGCGCAGGGAGCGATCGATCCCGCCCTCTCTCTCGAGGACCGGTTCCTCTTGCGTCTTACCACGGCGCGCGGAAGTCTTCCGCGGTTCCTGAAGCTGTCGTAG
- the secF gene encoding protein translocase subunit SecF — protein sequence MLQILHKTNIDFMGWKNVSFTVSAILITLGIVGLVQIGRGKANLGIDFVGGTTIQLSFKDAVPIDKARSALEKSGMQGASIQQVGEGGNKILIRLRESEGTSDKIQNLFKQEFPENPFEVYSIMEIGPVIGQALQQQALWAVVISIAAIIVYIAFRFQFRFGVAAAIATVHDVLAVLGVFFILHKEINLLIITALLTLAGYSLTDTVVVFDRIRENLRRSKRDPLPKLVNDSINEVLSRTIITSLTVVLVLIPLVIYGGEVLHDFSLALLMGVVVGTYSSVFVASPILVVWQARSGGRLTTK from the coding sequence ATGCTTCAAATCTTGCACAAGACCAACATCGATTTCATGGGATGGAAGAACGTGTCCTTTACGGTTTCCGCCATCCTGATCACGCTGGGCATCGTCGGCCTGGTCCAGATCGGCCGCGGCAAGGCGAACCTGGGCATCGATTTCGTGGGAGGCACGACGATCCAGCTCAGCTTCAAGGACGCCGTGCCGATCGACAAGGCGCGCTCCGCGCTCGAAAAGAGCGGCATGCAGGGCGCCTCCATCCAGCAGGTGGGGGAAGGCGGGAACAAGATCCTGATCAGGCTTCGCGAATCGGAAGGGACGTCGGACAAGATCCAGAACCTGTTCAAGCAGGAGTTCCCGGAGAACCCCTTTGAAGTCTACAGCATCATGGAGATCGGGCCCGTGATCGGCCAGGCGCTGCAGCAGCAGGCGCTCTGGGCAGTCGTGATCTCGATCGCGGCGATCATCGTCTATATCGCCTTCCGGTTCCAGTTCAGGTTCGGAGTGGCAGCTGCGATCGCGACGGTCCATGACGTGCTCGCGGTCCTCGGCGTGTTCTTCATCCTGCACAAGGAGATCAACCTGCTGATCATCACGGCGCTCCTGACGCTCGCCGGCTATTCGCTCACGGACACGGTGGTGGTCTTCGACCGGATCCGGGAGAACCTGAGGCGCAGCAAGCGCGATCCCCTTCCGAAGCTGGTGAATGACAGCATCAACGAAGTGCTGTCGCGCACGATCATCACCTCGCTCACGGTGGTGCTGGTGCTCATCCCGCTCGTGATCTACGGCGGCGAGGTGCTGCATGACTTTTCTCTGGCGCTCCTCATGGGCGTGGTCGTCGGGACCTATTCATCCGTGTTCGTCGCCAGCCCCATCCTGGTCGTTTGGCAGGCAAGGTCCGGCGGCAGGCTGACAACGAAATGA